The following are encoded in a window of Flavobacteriales bacterium genomic DNA:
- a CDS encoding glycosyltransferase family 2 protein, with product MKVSVVLPVYNKAPWLRECLHSILGQTFGDFELIAVDDASTDDSLAILRAVGDPRLRVVALERNLGPAGAAQRAMDLAQGEYIARLDADDLMLPGRLAVQVSYMDAHPHIGASGGTVRLFGAEEGEWTYSPDDADCRAELVFGVPVPQGASIMRTEVLRRHGIRYQDHWPRIGEDWFFWLSLARHASFGNVADPLILYRRGTQNIAHGQDRAATRRHRIALVLRDLGLEPTPEEVEAHLLASHIVPVHVTRAQVAACHRWLDRLRAWNKASGFAPPEAMERRLRKAWDGLFNRLAARGMAPALEFLRCDGGWSLERLAYLAKARLAAVRRG from the coding sequence ATGAAGGTCAGCGTGGTGCTTCCGGTCTACAACAAGGCGCCCTGGCTCCGCGAATGCCTGCACAGCATCCTGGGGCAGACCTTCGGCGACTTCGAGCTGATCGCCGTGGACGACGCCAGCACCGATGACAGCCTGGCGATCCTGCGGGCCGTGGGTGATCCCCGGTTGCGCGTGGTGGCCTTGGAGCGGAATCTCGGTCCTGCCGGTGCGGCCCAGCGTGCCATGGACCTGGCGCAGGGCGAATACATCGCGCGCCTTGATGCCGACGACCTGATGCTTCCCGGCCGTTTGGCGGTGCAGGTGAGCTACATGGATGCTCATCCGCACATCGGCGCCAGTGGTGGCACGGTGCGGCTCTTCGGCGCGGAGGAAGGCGAATGGACCTATTCCCCGGATGATGCGGACTGCCGCGCTGAACTTGTTTTCGGCGTCCCGGTGCCGCAGGGGGCCAGCATCATGCGAACGGAGGTCTTGAGAAGGCATGGCATACGCTATCAGGACCATTGGCCGCGCATCGGCGAGGACTGGTTCTTCTGGCTGTCGCTCGCGCGCCATGCCTCCTTTGGAAACGTGGCGGACCCGCTCATCCTGTATCGCCGCGGCACACAGAACATCGCGCATGGGCAGGATCGGGCGGCCACCCGGCGCCACCGGATCGCCTTGGTGCTTCGCGACCTGGGTCTGGAACCCACCCCGGAGGAAGTTGAGGCGCATCTGCTCGCCTCGCACATCGTGCCGGTCCATGTCACGCGGGCCCAAGTGGCCGCCTGCCACCGATGGTTGGACCGGCTCCGCGCCTGGAACAAGGCCAGTGGTTTCGCTCCGCCCGAGGCCATGGAGCGCCGGCTGCGCAAGGCCTGGGATGGGCTTTTCAATCGCCTGGCAGCACGCGGCATGGCTCCGGCACTGGAGTTCCTGCGATGTGATGGGGGCTGGTCGCTCGAAAGGCTGGCCTACCTCGCCAAGGCGCGCCTGGCCGCCGTGCGCCGGGGATGA
- a CDS encoding glycosyltransferase, with the protein MLEVAMMLRISLTTPSFQQAAYLEECLRSVHDQGYTALEHLVVDGGSTDGSREIIMAHADQLAWWCSEKDQGQSDALNKGLARATGDLFGWLNSDDMLLPGTLHRVADAFEQDPQLVVFGGRSLLRSTAGDTLPERVVDASDERRFMRNPGFDQPSTFFRMDAVREVGGLETRLHYVMDYELVLRLAFHFGTDRMRFVDERLAVARLHDDCKTVRYQRRFLDERATVLHGVCLSAGREDLAGVLALGHHISPGIRPMPVPEAKQGLAKEMVTHFLLKWHHTIHVREQFSMMRAFRRRIDISDVPLDDAERARLEKLDRQLKVPGWLAFRAGRKLRHLRGSR; encoded by the coding sequence AGGAATGTCTTCGGTCGGTGCATGATCAGGGCTACACAGCCTTGGAGCATCTGGTGGTGGATGGCGGCAGCACCGATGGGTCGCGGGAGATCATCATGGCCCATGCGGACCAGTTGGCGTGGTGGTGCAGCGAGAAGGACCAGGGCCAGAGCGACGCTTTGAACAAGGGACTCGCGCGCGCCACCGGCGACCTCTTCGGCTGGCTCAACAGTGACGATATGTTGCTGCCCGGCACATTGCATCGCGTGGCCGATGCCTTCGAGCAGGACCCGCAACTCGTCGTCTTCGGCGGGAGAAGCCTGTTGCGCTCGACCGCGGGCGACACCTTGCCCGAGCGCGTGGTGGATGCCAGCGACGAGCGGCGTTTCATGCGCAACCCGGGCTTCGACCAGCCTTCCACTTTCTTTCGCATGGACGCCGTGCGCGAGGTGGGCGGGTTGGAAACGCGCTTGCACTATGTGATGGACTACGAATTGGTCCTGCGCCTCGCCTTCCATTTCGGCACGGACCGCATGCGCTTCGTGGACGAGCGGCTCGCCGTGGCGCGGCTGCACGACGACTGCAAAACGGTGCGGTACCAGCGACGATTCCTGGATGAGCGGGCCACGGTGCTCCATGGGGTGTGCCTGTCCGCCGGTCGCGAGGATCTCGCAGGCGTGCTCGCCTTGGGACACCACATCTCACCGGGCATCAGGCCCATGCCCGTGCCAGAAGCGAAGCAGGGACTCGCCAAGGAGATGGTGACGCATTTCCTCCTGAAGTGGCACCACACCATCCATGTGCGCGAGCAGTTCAGCATGATGCGCGCTTTCCGCCGGCGGATCGACATCTCGGATGTGCCGCTCGATGATGCGGAGCGCGCCAGGCTGGAGAAACTGGACCGGCAGCTGAAGGTGCCCGGCTGGCTCGCCTTCCGGGCGGGTCGCAAACTCCGTCATCTGCGCGGATCGCGGTAA